One genomic window of Pecten maximus chromosome 3, xPecMax1.1, whole genome shotgun sequence includes the following:
- the LOC117324268 gene encoding KICSTOR complex protein kaptin-like yields the protein MDQRGWRWTDAHFCSLPSQLTLYGITATPQTNVYTHAKVTEPEGSNKLLVASLTGKIVSVEYQRNGKKLKPSTKEVQFTYIPGDAELVSMDVAHRTSCQGNGLLIGITFLKQTQTEDGEHTCMQYLNLYSFCQSDEDSHYVDSVAQTCVTLELDFMPYQLIHTQCVTEDGLETVFLLSGNDHKVHMYREDHVAPVLRFKEEEIEDFFPELCSTGSSVHWMDIVYFDNHKKRLTAQGLQNGHVFISLVDVNNTEVVQGWEGMFDSPITCVKIFNPDNQVSFPNFLQNTKGKDNSVDDGSPAVYNLLVMSSLEPTVVYRNIMTDGLDNSLYLPGSCSYDIPLCACVADIDFDGHNEILVGTYGQELLAYKLMQEDDQIPIVKKSPSLTKNKMSSPANINSYNEVEPVTSPRQRNLTGSGHTGRDPQGAVKLPRKAKSQENLSSSLPNNQDSVLSGDLPEVDLHQSGTNKKLCYKLLWQRSFASPVVGVDRVDIMGDGMDDMVVVTLRGVHVIQPELREVAQVCLERLRDLALSREKDEEDDEEHIQLNIDSYLTLESCSTETIT from the exons atggACCAGAGAGGTTGGAGGTGGACTGATGCACACTTCTGCAGTTTACCTTCGCAATTAACTCTCTATGGCATAACAGCCACGCCACAAACAAATGTCTACACACACGCCAAAGTCACTGAGCCTGAGGGGTCAAACAAGTTGTTGGTAGCGTCTCTAACAGGGAAGATTGTGTCAGTGGAGTACCAAAGAAATGGCAAGAAACTCAAACCATCCACAAAGGAGGTTCAGTTTACCTATATCCCTG GTGATGCTGAATTAGTTTCCATGGATGTAGCCCATAGAACAAGTTGCCAAGGCAATGGACTGCTCATTGGTATCACTTTCCTGAAACAGACCCAG ACTGAGGATGGAGAACACACGTGTATGCAATACCTTAATCTGTATTCCTTTTGTCAGTCTGATGAGGACAGCCACTATGTAGACAGTGTGGCCC AAACATGTGTGACATTAGAACTGGATTTCATGCCATACCAGCTGATCCACACTCA GTGTGTAACAGAGGACGGTTTGGAGACAGTGTTCCTCCTCAGTGGTAATGACCACAAAGTCCACATGTACAGGGAGGACCAT GTTGCCCCAGTGTTAAGGTTCAAAGAAGAAGAAATAGAGGACTTCTTTCCTGAGCTGTGTTCCACAGGCAGCAG TGTACACTGGATGGACATTGTTTACTTCGATAACCACAAGAAGAGGCTGACTGCTCAGGGACTACAAAATGGGCATGTGTTTATTTCACTTGTGGATGTCAACAACACAG AGGTGGTTCAGGGATGGGAAGGCATGTTTGACAGCCCAATTACTTGTGTGAAGATTTTCAACCCTGACAACCAAGTCTCCTTTCCAAattttttacaaaacacaaaag GAAAAGATAACTCTGTAGACGATGGATCCCCGGCCGTGTACAACCTACTGGTGATGAGTTCCTTGGAACCAACAGTAGTCTACAG AAACATCATGACCGATGGTTTAGACAACTCCTTATACCTGCCTGGTAGCTGTAGCTACGACATCCCCCTGTGTGCCTGTGTGGCGGACATTGATTTTGATGGACATAACGAGATCCTGGTGGGCACATATGGTCAG gAGTTACTAGCCTACAAGTTGATGCAAGAGGATGATCAGATACCAATAGTGAAAAAATCCCCATCtctaacaaaaaataaaatgtcatctCCAGCTAATATAAATAGTTATAATGAGGTAGAACCAGTAACATCTCCACGGCAGCGAAACCTGACAGGTAGCGGTCACACAGGTAGGGATCCCCAGGGAGCCGTAAAGTTACCACGAAAGGCAAAATCTCAGGAGAACCTTTCTTCCTCACTACCCAATAACCAGGACAGTGTGCTGAGTGGAGATCTGCCTGAGGTAGACTTGCATCAGTCAGGGACAAACAAAAAGCTCTGTTACAAACTACTATGGCAAAGAAGCTTTGCAAGTCCAGTGGTTGGAGTGGACAGGGTAGACATAATGGGGGACGGCATGGATGATATGGTTGTGGTCACTCTTCGTGGAGTTCACGTCATACAG